The Hippea jasoniae genome includes the window TCCTGGCATGACCATCTCAACGCCTTCTGGTAGTTTGATTGTGCCTGTTACATCTGTTGTTCTGATGTAGAACTGAGGTCTGTAGCCATCAAAGAATGGTGTATGTCTTCCACCTTCATCCTTTGTAAGAACATAGACCTGAGCTTTGAATTTCTTGTGTGGTGTGATGGAGCCTGGTTTGGCTAAGACCATACCTCTTTCAACTTCCTCTTTCTTGATACCCCTTAGAAGCACTACTACATTGTCTCCTGCTATTGCCTCATCAAGGATCTTTCTGAACATTTCAAGGGAGGTTGCAACGGTTTTTCTTGTCTCT containing:
- a CDS encoding EF-Tu C-terminal domain-related protein, encoding DKPFLMPIEDIFTISGRGTVVTGRVERGTLKPGEEVEIVGFRETRKTVATSLEMFRKILDEAIAGDNVVVLLRGIKKEEVERGMVLAKPGSITPHKKFKAQVYVLTKDEGGRHTPFFDGYRPQFYIRTTDVTGTIKLPEGVEMVMPGDNVELTVELIAPVALEKETRFAIREGGRTVGAGVITEILE